One genomic segment of Linepithema humile isolate Giens D197 chromosome 5, Lhum_UNIL_v1.0, whole genome shotgun sequence includes these proteins:
- the mldr gene encoding mitochondrial ribonuclease P catalytic subunit, whose translation MAVFRKLYQPLLSCRYKFHTNFLLKQYELTKQIPNTRKIIPLNIIIEKNADVYDNIKNENLLNIKWQSIRERFLQIQQITAATVDSIIIETCLVDFQVDKAIAYFKFLRENNYPLNVGVIGNYLRLYVLKCDLLTEADKMEIINTYNALRKNHPYLDSVTAEHCVVSLCLTDQWEKTDELIELIKITTTPSIKAYSAIADAAFRNGKSDVAWKALLSIVSRKQILQHIVYKSHLQYCESEGMEEIFNNRMEEMFDFWSEHSMMPYNYIINAYADRATKYGWHTIPTTICKTGSCKYCGHSLSKITLNKNSFQELAESVMNKLIIGSDIYYKTNPQELQRFKKFIEKTKPYDIVIDGLNVFYMQKTSTAHALETLIKVVEHFSQHKKKILVVTRKHQKKLPNWKYIQQHALVFFIDNMSADDVYMLYATMASGENAMFVSLDLLRQHKHSLKDLHLQQEFKKWQYSHQYFVRKNGTSRYFKIEEPFIYLPTVQKNGDCWHIPYVSDDFTYADLHEFPNKWYCFKYDKKKK comes from the exons ATGGCAGTATTTCGTAAATTGTATCAGCCATTATTGTCTTGTCGTTATAAGTTTCATACAAACTTTTTGCTAAAGCAATATGAGTTGACAAAGCAAATTCCTAATACTAGGAAAATCATTCCTTTAAACatcattattgaaaaaaacgcAGACGTTTatgacaatattaaaaatgaaaacttattaaatataaaatggcaAAGTATACGAGAGAGATTTCTTCAGATTCAGCAGATCACAGCAGCAACAGTGGATTCCATAATTATAGAGACTTGCCTTGTGGATTTTCAAGTAGACAAGGCTAtcgcatattttaaatttctcaggGAAAACAATTATCCCTTGAATGTGGGTGTGATTGGAAATTACCTGAGACTCTATGTTTTGAAATGTGATCTCTTGACTGAGGCTGATAAAATGGAAATCATAAACACTTATAATGCTTTAAGAAAGAACCATCCTTATCTGGATTCTGTTACTGCTGAGCATTGCGTAGTAAGCTTATGTTTGACAGATCAATGGGAGAAAACAGACGAATTAATAGAATTGATAAAGATTACCACTACTCCAAGTATAAAGGCATATTCTGCAATAGCTGATGCAGCATTCAGAAATGGGAAATCTGATGTTGCATGGAAGGCATTGTTAAGCATAGTATCGCGTAAGCAGATACTACAACATATCGTGTATAAAtcacatttgcaatattgtgAATCAGAAGGAATGGaagaaattttcaacaatagAATGGAAGAAATGTTTGATTTTTGGTCTGAACATAGCATGATGccatataattacattataaatgcatatgCTGATAGAGCTACTAAGTATGGTTGGCACACAATACCTACAACTATATGTAAAAC TGGGAGTTGTAAATATTGCGGTCATTCCTTGTCCAAGATAACACTCAACAAAAATAGCTTTCAAGAATTAGCAGAATCTGtaatgaacaaattaattattggttcagatatttattataagacTAATCCACAAGAATtgcaaagatttaaaaaatttatcgagaaaACTAAACCATATGACATAGTGATCGATGGACTCAATGTATTTTACATGCAGAAAACTTCAACTGCACATGCATTAGAAACG tTGATCAAAGTAGTTGAGCATTTCAGCCaacataagaaaaaaatacttgtgGTAACGCGGAAACATCAGAAAAAGCTGCCTAATTGGAAGTATATACAACAACACGCACTTGTCTTCTTCATAGACAACAT GTCTGCTGATGACGTATACATGCTCTATGCAACCATGGCAAGTGGAGAAAATGCAATGTTTGTATCACTAGACTTATTGCGACAGCACAAGCATTCCTTGAAGGATTTACATTTGCAACAAGAGTTCAAGAAGTGGCAATATTCGCATCAGTACTTTGTCAGAAAAAATGGGACTTCAAGATACTTCAAAATTGAGGaaccttttatttatttgccaactgtacaaaaaaatggtgATTGTTGGCACATACCTTATGTGAGTGACGATTTTACTTATGCAGATTTACATGAGTTTCCAAACAAATGGTATTGCTTCAAGTAtgacaagaaaaagaaataa